The genomic DNA TCGCATTCATCTGTTAAAACTGACACGGCCGCTACTTTTAATTTTAAATGGTTTGCTACAATAATTTCTGGTACTGTGCTCATACCAACCGCGTCCGACCCAATAATTTTTAACATCCTATACTCCGCTTTTGTTTCTAATTGCGGCCCTACAACACTGGCGTAAACACCTTTGTGCAATTTGATAGTATTCGCTTTTGCAATGTTTTCAAATTTCGAATTGATTTCAGCATCATAAGGCGCACTCATATCTGTAAAGCGTTCTCCCAGCTCTTCAACACCTTTGAATGCTAAAGGAGAGCTGCCTTGTAAATTAATGTGATCTTCAATAAGCATCAATTCCCCTTTTTTAAAGCTTAAATTAATGGCCCCAGCGGCATTAGAAACTAATAATGTCTTGATGCCTAACTTTTCCATAATGCGAACAGGGTAGGTAACATCTTGTAATGTGTAGCCTTCATACAAATGAAAACGCCCTTGCATGACTATAATTTTTTTACCAGCAAGTTCGCCATAAATTAGCTTTCCTTTATGAAACTCAACTGTTGCTGTTGGGAAGTTAGGAATATGATTATAACTAACTTCTTTTATAATATCTATTTCGTTGATGAGTTGCCCTAGCCCTGTGCCAAGAATAATGCCAATTTCAGGACTTTCAAAACCTTTGTCTTGTAGGTATTTAGTGGTTTCGTTTATATATTTTATCATATTATGTTTTTGGAATTAATAATTGAGAAATATAAGTTTTATTCTTTTAAAAAAATATGATTTTTATATAAAACGCCTTATTTAATTACCAGCTTTTTAGAAATGCTTTGTCTATCTGAAATTGCAGATAAAATATAAATTCCGGATTTAAGGTTTGATACGTCTATATCATTATTTAATCTCACTTCGCTTTGGTGAACAACTTTTCCTAATGCATTAAAAATACGTATTTGAGTTAATGCATCAGTTGGACTGGAAATTCTAACGATACTACTTGCAGGATTTGGAAAAATAGAGGTTTTGTTAAATGCATTTTCTTCAATGTTTAAAACACTACTACAATT from Flavivirga abyssicola includes the following:
- a CDS encoding purine-nucleoside phosphorylase, encoding MIKYINETTKYLQDKGFESPEIGIILGTGLGQLINEIDIIKEVSYNHIPNFPTATVEFHKGKLIYGELAGKKIIVMQGRFHLYEGYTLQDVTYPVRIMEKLGIKTLLVSNAAGAINLSFKKGELMLIEDHINLQGSSPLAFKGVEELGERFTDMSAPYDAEINSKFENIAKANTIKLHKGVYASVVGPQLETKAEYRMLKIIGSDAVGMSTVPEIIVANHLKLKVAAVSVLTDECDPDNLEPVNISDIIENAAKAEPDMITLFKELIKTL